AAAACGGCAAGGCACCAATAAAAGGAATGACTGAGATGGCAGATAAAAATTTGCTGGATGGCAAACGGGTATTGGCGGTCGACGACGAGCAGGATATTCTGGATACCCTGGTCGATTTGCTGCCGATGTGCGAACTGGTAACCGCGGCTTCATTTGAAAAGGCCAAGGAACTGTTGGCATCCCAGCAGTTTGATATGGTCATTCTGGATATTATGGGAGTTGACGGCTACGGTCTGCTCGAAATGGCGACGCACAAAAACATCCCGGCAGTCATGTTGACCGCCCATGCCTGGAGCCCCGACAATCTGGTCAAATCTATCAAAGAGGGAGCAGTTTCTTATCTGCCCAAAGAAGAGCTGGCCAACATCTCAGACTATTTGAACGATGTTTTAACTGCCAAAAAAGAAGGCCGTGATCCTTGGGCTTCCTGGCATGAGCGGCTGCCAGCTTCGTATTTTGAACGGCGCTGGGGCGCGGCCTGGAAAGACACCGACCGGCAATTCTGGGAAACCTTTAAAGCCGGTTTAAAAGCCAAGCGCTCCACATCCAAAAAAGAAGATTAGAATCACTGCATACAGACTTAACATTTAAAGGGAGGAAAGTTGTGAAACCGATCCGTTATCAAAAAGAGATGGTGGATGAATTTTTAAACGAAGGTTACTGGACCCAGGAACTTTTTTATGATTTCTGGGATAGAAATGCACGCGAGTATGGCGATCAGGAAGCCTTAGTGGATTCCAAATATCGTGTTACCTGGGCGGAAGCCAAACGCCTGGTGGACGGCATCGCCGCCACCTGGGTTCAGATGGGCATCCCCCAATATTCGCGTATCATTATTCAATCACCCAACAGTGTATATGGTTTTCTGGCCAGAATCGCCGCCGAAAGAGCCGGTCTCATTTCTCTGACCGTCTATCCGTATCTGCGCCAACGGGAATTGGAATACATGGTCGAAAGAACCGAAGCTACAGCCGTGGTCATTCCTCACGAATACCGCAAGTTTGACTATCTGGAAATGTATAAAGAGCTGCAGCAGCGTTTTCCGCATCTGAAAAACATTTTTCTATTTGACGATACGGTACCGGATTCGGCTCCGCAAAACACCTATTCGCTGACCCAGTTGGCCCAGGAAGCTGCTGAAAAGCCCATCGATGAAAAAGCGCTCAATGAAAGACGCTTAGATCCGCTCTGGAATATTGCCCTACTGACCACTACATCCGGCACAACCGGACTGCCGAAGCTGGTGGAATGGCCCACCGCACCGCGAGTTTGCACATCCAAAGGGCGCGTGGGCATCTGGGGTTTAAACCATAACGATATTACCATGGCGATTGCACCACATGCCGGCGGTGCCGCCGGGACGCTGACCTATTTTGCTGCCCCATTGGCCGGCGCCAAAACGGTCATGCTCGAAGAGTTTGTTCCCGAGGATGCCCTGGCCTTGATAGAAAAGGAAAAGGCCACGGCCATCGGTGTGGTCCCCACCCATCTGGTGCGGATGCTCGAGTGTGACACGTCCAAATATGATCTGAGTTCCCTGCGCTTTATTCGTTCAGCCGGCGGCTATCTTTCGCCTCAGATTGCTGAGGAAGCCGAAGAGGCTTTTGGCGCGGTTATCACCAGTGACCTGGGCACTCAGGACATGGGCTCTGTCTCAGGCTGCCGGGTTGAAGACAGCAAGGATTTACGCCGCCGTACCGTCGGCCGCATGCTGCCCGGCAACAAAGTGATCCTTAAGGATGAAGACGGCAACGCGGTACCGGAAGGTGAGCCCGGCATCCTATATTTCAGGGGACCCCATGCACCAGCCGGCTATTTCCGCGACGAGGAGCTGACCTCCACCGTATTTGATCCCAATGGCTGGACAACCACCGGCGACATCGTCAAATTCGATCAGGAGTGCTTGTGGATACTGGGCCGCGCCAAGGATATGATCATCCGCGGCGGTCAAAATATTTATCCGGCCGAAATTGAGGGACTGCTCAACGACCATTCCAAGGTCGCATCGGTTGCTGTTGTCGGCTACCCGGACCGCGAAATGGGTGAACGAACCTGTGCCTATGTGATACCCAAAGCCGGCCAGGATTTCTCCTTCGAAGAAATGGTGGAATTTTTGAAAGGAAAACAGCTGGCCATGTATAAGCTGCCGGAGCGCCTGGAAGTGGTTCCCGAATTTCCAGCGGTCGGTGACTCCGGCAAGGTCAATAAAGAGACCTTGAAAAAGATGATAGCGGAAAAGGTTCAGCAAGAGAGTGGATAATCTGAATTAGCCTCACGCAAAGCCGCAAAGTCGCAAAGAAGATTTTAAAGAAAACTTTTCGTACTAAGCGGTTTTGCGTGAGCCATACCTTAAAAAACATGCAAAAGACCGTATTGATTGTTTCGACCTTGGACACCAAGGGGTTGGAAACCGATTATTTGGTAGACAAATTAAAAGCGCTGGGTCTTAACACGCTTTTGATGGATATTTCCATGCGCGGTGACAAACCGTCAAAAGCAGACATTCCACCCGAGCGCGTTGCCGCCGCCGGCGGCAGCAGTTTTGAAGAAATCCGCAACTCTCGCGACCGTGCCCAGATCACCAATTTGACAATGGCGGGCGCTTCAAGCATTGCCGCAGATCTGCTCGCTGAAAATAATCTGGACGGTGTGATTGCCATCGGCGGCTCCACCGGGACGCTGATGGCCACCGAGGTGATGCGCTCTTTGCCCTTTGGTATACCCAAAGTCATGATTTCTTCGACGGCGGCTTTGCCGGGGCTTGCCACCCGCTATATTGGCACCGGTGATATTGCCCTGTTCCATTCGGTGATCGAAATTTCCGGGGTCAGTGATTTGCTCAAAAATGTCATGGACCGCGCCGCCGAAGCGCTGGCCGGGATGGTGCTAGGCGGGATCACATCCGCCAAGACCGGCAAAGGCAAAGCCATAGCCCTAACCATGCTGGGCCCCTGTGAAAAATGTGCCAGTGCCGTGCGCGCCAGTCTTGAGACCAAAGGCTTTCAAGTTATCGGTTTTTCAGCCGCAGGTATTGGCGACCGGGCCATGGAAGATATGATTGCCAACGGATTCTTTCAGGGTGTTGTTGATCTGGCCCCCGGTGGTGTTGGTGAGCATCTTTACGGATTTATGCGCGATGCCGGTCCCCAGCGACTGGAAACCGCCGGCAAGGCAGGTATTCCTCAAATCGTTTCAACCTGCAGCGTGAATCACATGACACCGGCCAAATCTAAATACAAACCGGATTATCACGAACGCCGCAAGTACGACCTGGACAAATTCAGAACCTGGATTCGTCTATCAAGCGAGGAGCTTAAAGAAGTGGCCGGGGCTTTCGCAACCAAACTCAATCAAGCCAACGGGCCGGTATGCGTTGTCGTACCGCAAAAAGGGTGGTCCTCAGTGGACAGCCCTGAAAACCCAACTTACGACCCTCAGGAAGATCAGGTGTTCGTCGACACACTTCGTGAACAGTTGAATTCCGATGTCAGTGTTGTTGAAATTCCGGCCAATATGGAAGATGAGGCCTTTGCGCAGGCGATTGTGAAGGCCGCATTGGAGATTTTTTAAATGTCAAACTCGGAATTTACGGTCCATACCGAGGAAGATGCCTATAATCTATCCGCCAGCGTTAGATATATCGGTGCTGATGTACTGGTGGCAATCTGGGGTGGCGAAAAACCCCATATTGGCGCTGTGGCGGTTGCTCAACCCCGCCCGAGCCTCAGAGATCCTGAGTTGACCAGTTCCAGCGCATCGGTTATTTGCCTGGTGGGTCATAAGGAAGACGAGCTGGCTAAAGCCACGGCCGAGATTTTGGCTGCCACCCTGGAAACCCAGGTGGTGGTTACCGCCGGGATTCACTGGGACAATTTGTCTCCGGAAGCCATCGAGCAGATTATCCGGCACAGTGAAATTCTGGTGGACAAAATCATGAAGCGTTGCATGACAGAATTCTCGTCATTGAAAAAGTAGTGTATATTATATATTTTAAGATTTATTATGCATCGATTTAACCGCCCGCTTCGCTCGAGACGCTGAGTACGCAGAGATTAGATTTTTTTCATTTACCGCTGAGAGGACGGTAAATGAAAACCACTCAGCAGCAAAGCTGCATAAAGTGCTATATTAATACTGTCAGATTCTTTTAGAGGAAATTATCAATGCCCGGAGGGCTTGAGAATTTTAGCTTTTCGCCCTCTCAGCGAAAAGCTAAAAATAAATAACTCTGCGATCTCTGCGTCTCTGCGGTAAAATAACTATAATAAGGGACAGATTCATGACTAAACGAATTGTTATCGGCATATCCGGTGCCAGCGGCGTGACTTATGGCGTTCGCATTTTAGAGTTGCTCAGAGAAACGGATTTTGAAACCCATTTGGTTATCTCCAAGTCCGGCCGCTTGAACATTGAAATCGAGACCGACTACCACCCCGATGCGGTT
This is a stretch of genomic DNA from Desulfobacterales bacterium. It encodes these proteins:
- a CDS encoding AMP-binding protein; protein product: MKPIRYQKEMVDEFLNEGYWTQELFYDFWDRNAREYGDQEALVDSKYRVTWAEAKRLVDGIAATWVQMGIPQYSRIIIQSPNSVYGFLARIAAERAGLISLTVYPYLRQRELEYMVERTEATAVVIPHEYRKFDYLEMYKELQQRFPHLKNIFLFDDTVPDSAPQNTYSLTQLAQEAAEKPIDEKALNERRLDPLWNIALLTTTSGTTGLPKLVEWPTAPRVCTSKGRVGIWGLNHNDITMAIAPHAGGAAGTLTYFAAPLAGAKTVMLEEFVPEDALALIEKEKATAIGVVPTHLVRMLECDTSKYDLSSLRFIRSAGGYLSPQIAEEAEEAFGAVITSDLGTQDMGSVSGCRVEDSKDLRRRTVGRMLPGNKVILKDEDGNAVPEGEPGILYFRGPHAPAGYFRDEELTSTVFDPNGWTTTGDIVKFDQECLWILGRAKDMIIRGGQNIYPAEIEGLLNDHSKVASVAVVGYPDREMGERTCAYVIPKAGQDFSFEEMVEFLKGKQLAMYKLPERLEVVPEFPAVGDSGKVNKETLKKMIAEKVQQESG
- a CDS encoding Tm-1-like ATP-binding domain-containing protein, which produces MSHTLKNMQKTVLIVSTLDTKGLETDYLVDKLKALGLNTLLMDISMRGDKPSKADIPPERVAAAGGSSFEEIRNSRDRAQITNLTMAGASSIAADLLAENNLDGVIAIGGSTGTLMATEVMRSLPFGIPKVMISSTAALPGLATRYIGTGDIALFHSVIEISGVSDLLKNVMDRAAEALAGMVLGGITSAKTGKGKAIALTMLGPCEKCASAVRASLETKGFQVIGFSAAGIGDRAMEDMIANGFFQGVVDLAPGGVGEHLYGFMRDAGPQRLETAGKAGIPQIVSTCSVNHMTPAKSKYKPDYHERRKYDLDKFRTWIRLSSEELKEVAGAFATKLNQANGPVCVVVPQKGWSSVDSPENPTYDPQEDQVFVDTLREQLNSDVSVVEIPANMEDEAFAQAIVKAALEIF
- a CDS encoding response regulator; the protein is MADKNLLDGKRVLAVDDEQDILDTLVDLLPMCELVTAASFEKAKELLASQQFDMVILDIMGVDGYGLLEMATHKNIPAVMLTAHAWSPDNLVKSIKEGAVSYLPKEELANISDYLNDVLTAKKEGRDPWASWHERLPASYFERRWGAAWKDTDRQFWETFKAGLKAKRSTSKKED